CACGCAGGCAGTCGAACTTGCCAGTGGGGCATTGTTCGGCCGGGGCGAGTTGGACCGGCTCGACGAGGGCACATTGACCGCTGCGCTCACCGAGGCCGGTAACGGTGAGCCTGCGCGGCTCGCCGACGGGGAACCCGACACCATCGTGGACCTGCTGGTGAGCAGCGGACTCTCGGAAAGCAAGGGTGCCGCACGCCGCACCATCAAGGAGGGTGGCGTCTACGTCAACAACACCAGAGTGGACGCCGAAGAGTGGACGCCCAGTGACGGCGACTACCTCACCGGTGGGTGGCTGGTGCTTCGCCGCGGAAAGCGCAACATCGCCGGGGTGCAGCGGGTGCGCGGGTCGTAGATTTCGCTACACCCATTGGGGTTCAACGGATTCCTTCACCTTGCCGTCCACGCCGAAGACAAGGAAGCGAGTGAAGGTCCGCGCGAACCATCGATCGTGGGTGACGGCGATGACCGTGCCGTCGAAGGCTGCCAACGCATCTTCGAGCGCCTCCGCCGAATGCAGGTCCAGGTTGTCAGTCGGCTCGTCGAGCAGCAGCAGTGTCGACCCCATCAACTCCAGCAGCAGGATCTGAAACCGGCCCTGTTGTCCACCCGAGAGCGAGCCGAAGGTCTGCTCGGCCGACGGCGCGAGCCCGTAGCGGTCCAGGATCCGCGAGGCCTGCTCGCGACCGTGACCGGCCCGCCGTTCGTCCCCGTGATGCAGGATGTCGAGCAGCGTGCGTTCCATCAGGCCCGCGTGATGGTGCGTCTGCGCGAACCACCCCGGACGTACCCGCGCGCCCAGCCGTAGTCGTCCGTCGTGGCGCACGGCTTCGGGAATCATGTCGCCCACCGGCAACTGATCCGGCTCGGGGTCACTGCCCCCGCACGCCAGCAGCCGCAGGAAATGCGACTTGCCGGTGCCGTTACCGCCCAGGACCGCGACCCGATCGCCATACCACAATTCGGCGTCGAATGGCTTTGTCAGACCGCTTAATTCGAGGTTCTCCGCGATCACGGCACGTTTGGCGGTGCGGCCGCCGCTAAGGCGCATGCGGACGTTCTGGCGCAGTGGAACCGCTTCGGGTGGCCCTGCCTCATCGAAGCGGCGCAGCCGGGTCTCGGCCGCTTGCAGCCGGCTGGCCATATCGGAGTTGTACGCCGCCTTCTGCCGGTACATCAGCACCAGATCGCGTAGCGCCGAACGCTGTTCGTCCCAGCGGCGACGCAACTCGGCGAGCTTGGCGTTACGGTCCGCCCGCGCCTGATGGTACGTAGCGAACGACCCCGGGTGCACCCACAGTGTGGACCCGGCCCGGGTGGGTTCCAACGTGGCGACCTGACTCGCCGCGTGATTGATCAGCTCGCGATCGTGACTGACAAACAGCACGGTCTTAGACGACTCCACGAGCCTGTCCTCGAGCCAGCGCTTGGCCGGGACATCCAGATAGTTATCGGGCTCGTCAAGTAGCAGCACCTGGTGCGGACCGCGCAGCAGCGATTCGAGCACCAGGCGTTTCTGCTGCCCGCCCGACAGCGTGTTGACCCCGCGAAATCTGGCCAGTTCGAACGGAATTCCTAAGGCAGCGGTGGTGTGTACGTCACATTCGGTCTCGAATTCATACCCGCCCACATCCGCCCAGTCGGCCAGCGCCTGGGCGTACGTGAGCTGATCTCGTTCGCTGTCACGTTCCATGAGTGCCAGCTCGGCGCGGTCCAAACGTTCGGCGGCCACTCTGATGCGATCCGGCGCCACCGACAACAGCAGATCGCGGACGGTCGAGTCGTCACGAACGGAACCGATGAATTGCCGCATCACCCCGAGCTGCCCGCCCCGGGTGACGGCCCCGTCATGAGGATCGGTGTCGCCGGCGATGATGCGCAACAACGTCGTCTTGCCGGTCCCATTGGGGCCGATCAGTGCGGTTTTACTGCCTTCGCCTACCCGGAGGCTGACATCGTGGAGAAGCGCTCGGCCGTCCGGGAGGTGATAGCCGATGGCATCGAGCTGCACATGGCCCATGGATGAGCCGCTTGCGCGCAGACCAGCGGACATGGCGTTCAGTCTGCGTAATGGGTCACGTGGATCGCCACCGAATTTCCGGCGAAGGGCCTGTTACCGGCATACTCGCGCTGTAAAGGAGGTGCCCGTGGACCAGCGAGGACCCAGGCAGCAGGGGCCCAGAAAACAAGGCCCGAGTCGCCCCGCGCGCGATTCAGGCGCGCGGCGCGATGACCGCGGTGGCGGTGCGGCACGTCCGCGCCGGTCGGATGAGCGCAGCGGCGATCGCCCGCAGCGCCATCAAGGATCCGGGCCCCGGCGCACGGATGAGCGCCAGGCGCCACGAAACTTCGGCCCACACATTCCTGACGAGGTCGAGGCCAAGCAGCTTGCGCCCGATGTCCGCGCCGAGCTACTCAGCCTCGACAAGAACACCGCCGACACGGTGGCCCGGCATCTGGTCGTGGCGGGCAACCTGCTCGACGAAGACCCGGAAGCGGCGCTGGAGCACGCCAAGGCCGCCAAGAGCCGTGCGGCCCGCATTGCGGGCGTCCGCGAAGCGCTCGGTATCGCCGCCTATCACTGCGGGGACTGGGCGCTGGCGTTGTCCGAACTGCGCGCGGCCAAGCGCATGGGCACCCGCTCGCCACTGCTGGCCCTCATCGCCGATTGCGAACGGGGAGTGGGCCGGCCCGAACGTGCCCTCGAACTTGCCCGCGGAGATGAGGCCAAGGCACTCACCGGCGATGCCGCGGACGAACTGCGCATTGTGACCGCCGGAGCGCGCGCCGACATGGGACAGCTTGATCAGGCGTTGGCGGTGCTGTCAACTCCCGCACCCGATCCGAAGCGTGTCGGCGTGGTCGCGGCGCGGCTGTTCTACGCATACGCCGACATCCTCCTGGCCCTGGATCGCAAACCCGAAGCAGTGCAATGGTTCCTGCACGCGGCCAACGCCGATGTCGAAGGCCACACGGACGCCGAGGATCGGGCAGCCGAACTTGCCTGACACACTTGCCGGCGCCCACGACTGCCTGCTGCTGGATCTCGACGGCACGGTATTCCGGGGTTCCGAACCCACTCCGAACGCCATTGCCGCGTTGTCAGCCGCCGGCGATGCGCGGCAGCTATACGTCACCAACAACGCCAGCCGGTCCGCACCCGAGGTCGCCGAACACCTCACCTCCCTGGGCTTCATGGCCACCCCCGGCGACGTTGTCACCAGCGCCCAGAGTGCGGCCAGACTGCTCGCCGAGGCACTTGAGCGTGACGATGCGGTACTCGTGGTCGGCACCGAGGCGCTGGCCGCCGAGGTTGCGGCCGTTGGCCTCACCCCGGTGCGGAGCTTCGATGCGGCGCCACGTGCCGTGGTGCAGGGGCACTCCCCGGACACCTGCTGGACCACCCTTGCCGAGGCGGCACTCGCGATCCGGGCAGGCGCGTATTGGGTGGCGGCCAATGTCGACGCGACGCTGCCGACCGAACGTGGTCTGCTGCCGGGAAACGGGTCCATGGTCGCCGCGCTGCGCACCGCCACCGACGCCGATCCGATCGTGGCGGGCAAGCCGGGACGTGCACTCATCGAGGACGCACTGGCACGCGGAAGCTTCGCACGGCCGCTCGTTGTCGGCGACCGTCTCGATACCGATATCTCCGGAGCCAATGCCGCGGACTTACCCAGTCTCATGGTGCTCACCGGCGTCAACAGTGCTGTCGATGCGATCTGGGCGCACACCTCGCACCGACCCACCTTCCTGGGGACCGATCTGGGTGCATTGCACTTCCCACAGACCGAAGTACGTATCGAGCCGAAGCCGTCATGGCGGGTAACGGTGGATACCGGCCATGTGTCGGTTGGCGCCGTCGACGACGCCGGAACACCCCTGTCGCTGGCACAGTCACTGGCGGCCGCGGTGTGGGCAACAGGCCCAGCCCCGGCGATCAGGCCCATCGTGTCCACCGATGACCTGGCGGAACAGGCCTTGCAGGGGCTTTCTGCCGGATAGTGTGTCGTCGCCCCTGCCGGTCGGGGGCGATCCACTAGCCTTGAGCGCGATGACCACCCCGAACGATGTCGCCCGTCACGCTGCCGGACCTGATCCTGATGAGGTCAGGTCCCAGGTGCAGGCGCTGCTGGGTCAGCTCGACCCGCCTGCCGGCCTGGGCGAAACCGACGCCGAGCTGGATCTCGAAACCCAAGCCCAGGTCCTGGAACAGGCACATGACGTGTTGGTCCGAGCGCTGGAATCCGCGGAGCAGGGATAGTCATGGCCCGGCACGCCAGGGTCGACGCCGAGTTGGTGCGCCGCGGGCTCGCGCGGTCGCGACAGCAGGCGGCTGAGCTGATCGACGCGGGACGCGTGCGTATCGACGGCATACCCGCCGCGAAAGCCGCAACAGCCGTGCCTGCGACGGCTTCGCTTGTGGTGCAGGGGGAGGCCGAGGACAAGTGGGTCTCGCGTGGTGCTCACAAACTT
This genomic window from Mycobacteroides chelonae contains:
- a CDS encoding HAD-IIA family hydrolase, with product MPDTLAGAHDCLLLDLDGTVFRGSEPTPNAIAALSAAGDARQLYVTNNASRSAPEVAEHLTSLGFMATPGDVVTSAQSAARLLAEALERDDAVLVVGTEALAAEVAAVGLTPVRSFDAAPRAVVQGHSPDTCWTTLAEAALAIRAGAYWVAANVDATLPTERGLLPGNGSMVAALRTATDADPIVAGKPGRALIEDALARGSFARPLVVGDRLDTDISGANAADLPSLMVLTGVNSAVDAIWAHTSHRPTFLGTDLGALHFPQTEVRIEPKPSWRVTVDTGHVSVGAVDDAGTPLSLAQSLAAAVWATGPAPAIRPIVSTDDLAEQALQGLSAG
- a CDS encoding ABC-F family ATP-binding cassette domain-containing protein, whose protein sequence is MGHVQLDAIGYHLPDGRALLHDVSLRVGEGSKTALIGPNGTGKTTLLRIIAGDTDPHDGAVTRGGQLGVMRQFIGSVRDDSTVRDLLLSVAPDRIRVAAERLDRAELALMERDSERDQLTYAQALADWADVGGYEFETECDVHTTAALGIPFELARFRGVNTLSGGQQKRLVLESLLRGPHQVLLLDEPDNYLDVPAKRWLEDRLVESSKTVLFVSHDRELINHAASQVATLEPTRAGSTLWVHPGSFATYHQARADRNAKLAELRRRWDEQRSALRDLVLMYRQKAAYNSDMASRLQAAETRLRRFDEAGPPEAVPLRQNVRMRLSGGRTAKRAVIAENLELSGLTKPFDAELWYGDRVAVLGGNGTGKSHFLRLLACGGSDPEPDQLPVGDMIPEAVRHDGRLRLGARVRPGWFAQTHHHAGLMERTLLDILHHGDERRAGHGREQASRILDRYGLAPSAEQTFGSLSGGQQGRFQILLLELMGSTLLLLDEPTDNLDLHSAEALEDALAAFDGTVIAVTHDRWFARTFTRFLVFGVDGKVKESVEPQWV